The following coding sequences lie in one Cucurbita pepo subsp. pepo cultivar mu-cu-16 chromosome LG13, ASM280686v2, whole genome shotgun sequence genomic window:
- the LOC111809371 gene encoding IAA-amino acid hydrolase ILR1-like 6, giving the protein MFSSARLCLIFFIAIQSFSVCLIDAIFSPVGGDHGGSSLIGAGCGLQTVRNSNSLKNQSVGTLMTRLESQNCEVWTEACSEAILSLAKRPEVVDWLKKVRRIIHENPELAFEEFETSRLVRDELDRMDISYEYPLAKTGIRGWIGTGGPPFVALRADMDALPIQEAVEWEHKSRVPGKMHACGHDAHVTMLLGAAKILKDREHLLKGTVILLFQPAEEAGNGAKRMIGDGALRDVQAIFAVHVSHEYPTATIGSRPGPLLAGCGFFKAVITGKMGRAGSPHRSVDPVLAASAAVISLQGIVSREANPLDSQVVSVTSFNGGNNLDIIPDTVVIGGTFRAYSNSSFYQVLQRIKEVIVEQASVYRCSAIVDFFEREYTIYPPTVNDEKMYEHVKKVAIDLHGSPNFRVVQPMMGAEDFSFYTQLVPAAFYYVGIRNETLGSIHTGHSPYFMIDEDVLPIGAATHATIAERYLYEHGE; this is encoded by the exons ATGTTCTCTTCTGCAAGACTTTGCTTAATTTTCTTCATCGCGATTCAGAGCTTCTCAGTCTGTTTAATCGACGCGATATTCTCGCCAGTCGGCGGTGATCATGGCGGCTCTTCTCTAATAGGCGCTGGCTGCGGCTTACAAACGGTGCGGAATTCTAATTCGCTGAAGAATCAGAGTGTTGGAACGTTGATGACTCGATTGGAATCTCAGAACTGCGAGGTCTGGACGGAGGCCTGCTCTGAGGCGATCCTGAGTTTGGCGAAGCGGCCGGAGGTTGTCGATTGGTTGAAGAAGGTGAGAAGGATAATCCACGAGAATCCGGAGCTTGCGTTCGAAGAATTCGAAACTAGTCGGTTAGTTCGTGATGAGTTGGACCGGATGGATATTAGCTATGAGTATCCGTTGGCTAAGACTGGCATTCGTGGTTGGATCGGGACTGGCGGACCGCCTTTTGTTGCTCTTAGGGCCGATATGGATGCTCTTCCAATCCAG GAAGCTGTGGAATGGGAGCATAAAAGCAGAGTCCCAGGCAAGATGCATGCTTGTGGCCATGATGCTCACGTTACAATGCTCCTTGGTGCTGCCAAGATTTTGAAGGATCGTGAACATCTCTTGAAG GGGACGGTGATTCTGCTGTTTCAGCCGGCTGAGGAGGCTGGCAATGGCGCAAAGAGAATGATCGGAGATGGGGCTTTAAGAGACGTTCAAGCCATTTTTGCAGTTCATGTTTCTCATGAATATCCCACCGCCACTATTGGGTCTCGACCCGGTCCTCTTCTAGCCGGCTGCGGCTTCTTTAAGGCCGTGATTACTGGCAAGATGGGCCGAGCCGGTTCGCCACACCGGTCAGTCGACCCGGTTCTGGCTGCCTCGGCCGCTGTCATCAGCTTGCAGGGGATTGTGTCTCGTGAAGCAAATCCTTTAGACTCGCAG GTTGTGTCAGTAACTTCGTTTAATGGAGGGAATAATCTGGATATCATACCGGACACCGTCGTTATTGGTGGTACCTTCAGAGCTTACTCCAACTCAAGTTTCTACCAAGTTCTTCAAAGAATAAAGGAG gtaatcgtggagcAGGCCAGTGTCTACAGATGCTCGGCAATAGTGGACTTCTTCGAAAGAGAGTACACCATATACCCACCAACTGTAAACGACGAAAAGATGTATGAACATGTGAAGAAAGTGGCGATTGATCTACATGGTTCACCTAATTTCAGGGTGGTCCAACCAATGATGGGGGCCGAGGATTTTTCCTTCTACACGCAGTTAGTTCCTGCAGCGTTCTATTACGTAGGAATCAGGAATGAGACTTTAGGCTCCATCCACACAGGTCACTCCCCTTACTTCATGATCGATGAAGACGTCCTACCGATCGGGGCTGCGACTCACGCAACCATCGCTGAGAGGTACCTGTATGAGCATGGAGAATGA
- the LOC111808892 gene encoding two-component response regulator ARR8-like isoform X1 → MELMKAGDVEEEEEEEEEEEVVQQQQQQQQQHFHVLAVDDSLLERKVLEKLLTISSSCEVTCVDSGDKALRYLGLLDDLDNFSSPFSPPRLSQQQWLVWIVTNGIRVSHRTIRDTGWSKHRPSL, encoded by the exons ATGGAGTTAATGAAAGCAGGAGacgtagaagaagaagaagaagaagaagaagaagaagaagtagtgcagcagcagcagcagcagcagcagcagcatttCCACGTGCTGGCAGTGGACGACAGCCTACTAGAAAGAAAGGTTCTGGAAAAGCTGCtaacaatttcttcttcatgcGAAG TGACCTGCGTGGACTCTGGAGATAAGGCTCTAAGGTATCTGGGCTTGCTTGATGACCTTGACAacttttcttctccattttctccCCCACGTCTCTCCCAACAACag TGGTTggtttggattgttacaaatggtatcagagttagtcACCGGACGATACGAGATACTGGTTGGAGTAAGCATAGaccctctctctag
- the LOC111808889 gene encoding TLC domain-containing protein 2 yields the protein MAGRTMLKEKSRAGSFFSATLVLWTVSLWFEILFDRRFELLYLVFGALFYQSANSAIRFLISKEPLVVNTAVSLLHSIITSASVLFVLVNRWLSHGSDGMFEHSQLFGGTWPWAYAALCFSCGYFAYDQWDMLQYRLYSGWIPAILVHHLVLLICFTLALYRNVTINYLILTLICELHSIFLHVRRLRRMAGVRDAESFIVKVEWTLNWLTFIFARFVPHILITAKLIMDASKFDKGVELPLALFGMAAMNLLNVFLGIDLFNAVKKESNYQKNDHLHNE from the exons ATGGCGGGGAGGACGATGTTGAAGGAGAAGAGCAGGGCAGGAAGCTTCTTCTCCGCGACATTAGTGCTTTGGACAGTCTCTCTTTGGTTCGAAATTCTGTTCGACAGGCGCTTCGAGCTGCTCTACCTCGTATTCGGAGCCCTGTTCTACCAATCCGCCAATTCGGCCATTCGATTTCTTATTTCTAAGGAACCTCTCGTAGTCAACACCGCCGTCTCTCTCCTTCACTCTATTATCACTTCTGCTTCAG tgttgtttgttttggtgAATCGGTGGCTGAGTCATGGTTCGGACGGGATGTTTGAGCATTCACAGTTGTTTGGAGGAACATGGCCGTGGGCTTATGCAGCTTTGTGCTTCTCATGTGGTTATTTTGCATATGATCAGTGGGATATGCTGCAATACCGATTATACAGTGGCTGGATCCCTGCCATCTTGGTTCATCATCTGGTTCTCCTCATTTGCTTTACACTTGCTTTGTATAGGAATGTCACCATCAATTATCTCATTCTCACTCTCATTTGCGAG CTGCATTCTATCTTCCTCCACGTAAGGCGATTGCGACGGATGGCTGGTGTTCGTGACGCCGAGAGCTTTATCGTGAAAGTCGAATGGACTCTGAACTGGCTAACGTTCATTTTCGCAAGGTTTGTACCTCACATTCTCATTACTGCCAAGCTCATCATGGATGCTTCCAAGTTTGATAAAGGCGTAGAGCTGCCGCTCGCACTGTTTGGGATGGCTGCCATGAACCTGCTGAATGTTTTTCTTGGCATTGATCTCTTCAACGCTGTAAAGAAAGAGAGTAATTATCAGAAAAATGATCATCTTCATAATGAATGA
- the LOC111808739 gene encoding uncharacterized protein LOC111808739 gives MAMDTLYEYQIWQPEEGEDDINFAISNSHLLPCDCFLFHLRFRHVLQSNHSQEFHTLLNSSLSSSLIPCDVFLASGSSILIAVFSDTGVAQDFLDAAVPEVLSVAADIVCNPLNDGRRIFPLAVSVLVVSLYNEREEIGRVLRESSEQAFKASPACASAIEGLKNVEIDVRGELLIGECRICLDELMNGMEVTQLPCDHFYHRECIVKWLETSHLCPLCRYAMPLS, from the coding sequence ATGGCCATGGATACTCTCTACGAATACCAGATATGGCAACCTGAAGAAGGTGAAGATGATATTAATTTTGCCATTTCCAATTCTCACTTGCTTCCCTGTGACTGTTTCCTTTTTCACCTTCGCTTTCGCCATGTTCTTCAGTCAAATCACTCTCAAGAATTTCACACTCTCCTAAATTCCTCCCTATCTTCGTCCTTGATACCTTGCGATGTCTTTCTCGCTAGTGGCTCCAGTATCTTGATTGCTGTTTTCTCCGACACTGGCGTCGCGCAAGACTTCTTGGATGCGGCAGTACCGGAGGTTCTGTCCGTTGCGGCTGATATCGTTTGCAATCCTCTTAATGATGGCCGTCGCATATTTCCGTTGGCGGTGTCTGTTTTAGTCGTTTCGCTGTACAATGAACGCGAGGAAATTGGGCGAGTTTTGCGGGAATCATCAGAGCAAGCGTTTAAAGCGTCGCCGGCGTGTGCGTCGGCTATCGAAGGTTTGAAGAACGTGGAGATTGATGTCCGTGGAGAGCTGTTGATCGGAGAATGCAGAATATGTTTGGATGAATTGATGAACGGAATGGAAGTTACGCAATTGCCGTGCGATCATTTTTACCACAGAGAGTGTATCGTCAAATGGCTAGAGACGAGTCATTTGTGCCCGTTGTGCCGCTACGCAATGCCATTGAGCTGA
- the LOC111808890 gene encoding chlorophyllide a oxygenase, chloroplastic-like — protein sequence MTVVATAAALSLPIYISKSPKLNFRKSAKGGFRVFAVFGEEGAIERKSGWETLFDVEDPRTKVPQCKGKFLDVNQALEVARYDIQYCDWRARQDVLTIMLLHEKVVEVLNPLARDYKSIGTMKKELAGLQDELAEAHRQVHISEARVATALDKLAYMEELVHDRLLQDRNTAELDTPSTSPGTSTQSHDSVNRRSPKKSLNVSGPTQPYHPRLKNFWYPVAFSSDLKDDTMVPFDCFEEPWVLFRGKDGNPGCIRNTCAHRACPLHLGSVNDGRVQCPYHGWEYSTDGKCEKMPSTRLQNVKIKSLPCFEKEGMIWVWPGNDPPAANLPSLQPPPGFQIHAELVIEIPVEHGLLLDNLLDLAHAPFTHTSTFAKGWSVPSLVKFLTPASGLQGYWDPYPIDMEFRPPCMVLSTIGISKPGKLEGQSTRECSTHLHQLHVCLPSTRQKTRLLYRMSLDFAPVLKNIPFMHYLWRHFAEQVLNEDLRLVIGQQERMLNGANIWNMPVSYDKLGVRYRVWRNAVEEGAKQLPFSKSN from the exons ATGACCGTCGTAGCAACGGCTGCAGCTCTATCGTTGCCGATCTATATTTCTAAATCTCCGAAGCTCAATTTTAGGAAG AGTGCGAAAGGAGGATTTAGAGTGTTTGCTGTGTTTGGAGAGGAAGGAGCTATAGAGAGGAAGAGTGGTTGGGAAACGCTATTTGACGTGGAAGATCCAAGGACAAAGGTTCCTCAATGTAAAGGGAAGTTCTTAGATGTTAATCAAGCTCTGGAAGTGGCTAGATATGACATTCAATACTGTGATTGGCGAGCTCGGCAAGATGTTCTTACAATCATGCTTCTCCATGAAAAG GTTGTGGAAGTTCTAAATCCTCTAGCTCGTGACTATAAGTCTATTGGAACAATGAAGAAGGAGCTTGCTGGATTACAGGACGAATTGGCAGAAGCTCACAGACAG GTTCATATATCTGAAGCACGGGTTGCCACTGCGTTAGATAAACTAGCTTACATGGAAGAATTGGTGCATGATAGGCTGTTACAAGACAGAAACACAGCGGAATTGGATACCCCATCTACCTCGCCCGGTACTTCGACACAATCTCATGATTCTGTAAATAGAAGATCGCCAAAGAAAAGCTTGAACGTATCAGGACCGACCCAACCGTATCATCCCCGCTTGAAGAACTTCTGGTATCCTGTTGCTTTCTCCAGTGATCTGAAAGATGACACAATG GTCCCATTTGATTGTTTTGAAGAACCATGGGTTCTTTTCCGTGGAAAGGATGGCAATCCTGGATGCATACGAAACACTTGTGCACATAGGGCATGCCCTCTTCACCTCGGTTCTGTCAACGACGGACGAGTTCAGTGTCCTTACCATG GTTGGGAATACTCAACAGACGGAAAATGTGAGAAAATGCCATCAACGCGACTACAAAATGTGAAAATAAAGTCTTTGCCATGTTTCGAAAAAGAAGGAATGATCTGGGTTTGGCCTGGTAATGATCCTCCAGCAGCCAATCTTCCTTCTCTACAACCTCCTCCTGGTTTTCAAATCCATGCTGAG CTCGTCATTGAAATCCCAGTGGAGCATGGATTACTGCTAGATAACCTTCTGGATCTTGCTCATGCACCTTTTACTCATACTTCCACTTTTGCAAAAGGATGGAGCGTACCCAG CTTGGTGAAATTTTTAACCCCTGCATCTGGGCTCCAAGGATACTGGGACCCTTACCCGATCGACATGGAGTTTCGACCACCTTGTATGGTGCTATCTACTATAGGGATCTCCAAGCCAGGAAAACTAGAAGGTCAAAGTACCAGAGAATGCTCAACACATCTTCATCAACTCCATGTGTGCTTGCCTTCAACAAGACAGAAGACAAGACTCCTGTACAGAATGTCACTGGATTTTGCTCCTGTGTTGAAGAATATTCCCTTCATGCACTATCTCTGGAGACATTTTGCAGAACAG GTGTTGAATGAGGACTTGAGGCTCGTTATTGGTCAGCAAGAAAGAATGCTGAACGGAGCAAATATTTGGAACATGCCAGTTTCTTATGATAAGCTTGGCGTAAGATATAGGGTATGGAGAAATGCAGTAGAGGAAGGAGCAAAACAATTACCCTTCAGCAAATCAAATTGA
- the LOC111808892 gene encoding two-component response regulator ARR9-like isoform X2: protein MELMKAGDVEEEEEEEEEEEVVQQQQQQQQQHFHVLAVDDSLLERKVLEKLLTISSSCEVTCVDSGDKALRYLGLLDDLDNFSSPFSPPRLSQQQIPYQLKTETKYSLYRCGNLSLIDAFLKL, encoded by the exons ATGGAGTTAATGAAAGCAGGAGacgtagaagaagaagaagaagaagaagaagaagaagaagtagtgcagcagcagcagcagcagcagcagcagcatttCCACGTGCTGGCAGTGGACGACAGCCTACTAGAAAGAAAGGTTCTGGAAAAGCTGCtaacaatttcttcttcatgcGAAG TGACCTGCGTGGACTCTGGAGATAAGGCTCTAAGGTATCTGGGCTTGCTTGATGACCTTGACAacttttcttctccattttctccCCCACGTCTCTCCCAACAACag atcccatatcagttgaaGACGGAAACGAAATATTCATTATatagatgtggaaacctctctctgaTAGATGcatttttaaaactgtga
- the LOC111808892 gene encoding two-component response regulator ARR9-like isoform X3: MELMKAGDVEEEEEEEEEEEVVQQQQQQQQQHFHVLAVDDSLLERKVLEKLLTISSSCEVTCVDSGDKALRYLGLLDDLDNFSSPFSPPRLSQQQADIDM; this comes from the exons ATGGAGTTAATGAAAGCAGGAGacgtagaagaagaagaagaagaagaagaagaagaagaagtagtgcagcagcagcagcagcagcagcagcagcatttCCACGTGCTGGCAGTGGACGACAGCCTACTAGAAAGAAAGGTTCTGGAAAAGCTGCtaacaatttcttcttcatgcGAAG TGACCTGCGTGGACTCTGGAGATAAGGCTCTAAGGTATCTGGGCTTGCTTGATGACCTTGACAacttttcttctccattttctccCCCACGTCTCTCCCAACAACag gctgacattGATATGTAA